A genomic window from Brassica oleracea var. oleracea cultivar TO1000 chromosome C8, BOL, whole genome shotgun sequence includes:
- the LOC106309612 gene encoding 40S ribosomal protein S15a-1: protein MVRISVLNDALKSMYNAEKRGKRQVMIRPSSKVIIKFLIVMQKHGYIGEFEYVDDHRSGKIVVELNGRLNKCGVISPRFDVGVKEIEGWTARLLPSRQFGYIVLTTSAGIMDHEEARRKNVGGKVLGFFY from the exons ATGGTGAGAATCAGTGTACTCAACGATGCGCTCAAGAGCATGTACAATGCGGAGAAACGAGGCAAGAGGCAGGTCATGATCAGGCCTTCTTCCAAAGTCATCATCAAGTTTCTTATCGTCATGCAGAAGCACG GTTACATCGGTGAGTTTGAGTATGTGGATGACCATCGATCCGGCAAAATCGTTGTGGAGTTAAACGGAAGGTTGAACAAGTGTGGCGTCATCAGCCCACGTTTTGATGTTGGTGTCAAGGAGATTGAAGGTTGGACTGCTCGTTTGCTTCCTTCCCGACAG TTTGGTTACATCGTTCTGACTACCTCCGCGGGTATTATGGACCATGAAGAAGCCAGGAGGAAGAATGTCGGGGGCAAGGTCCTCGGCTTCTTCTATTGA
- the LOC106307901 gene encoding probable GTP-binding protein OBGM, mitochondrial, with amino-acid sequence MWLNRTIPIRYLRSFRRTQNPQWMSYTVAFYSDSAEEKEKVATLQETRMRDRFTLYARGGEGGSGCSSARKTRTDRYGKPDGGNGGRGGDVILECTHAVWDFSGLQPHVKGGKAGHGTSKNRIGNRGEDKVLQVPIGTVIHLQEGEIPSQVQAGSPTSLDPWDLPGTLVDDPASEETSDVNQDSSVQLEAEEVVDTPMEDDFEDDIDQVKYNVAELTEQGQRILIARGGEGGLGSVCATRYLRGTKFPKTSPLRTMEDDEDDDDNNGQRSSIKCGSLGTEAVLILELKSIADVGLVGMPNAGKSTLLGALSRAKPRVGHYAFTTLRPNLGNVSYDDFSMTVADIPGLIKGAHQNRGLGHNFLRHIERTKVLAYVVDLASGLDGNRGVAPWQQLRDLVMELEFHEEGLSDRSSLIVANKIDEKGAEERLEELERRVKGVRIFPVCAVLEEGVAELKDGLKMLVNGGGEGSERLKLENICVD; translated from the exons ATGTGGCTGAACCGGACAATTCCCATCCGGTATCTGAGATCCTTCCGAAGAACTCAAAACCCGCAATGGATGAGCTACACTGTTGCGTTCTACTCAGATTCCGCGGAGGAGAAAGAAAAGGTCGCGACTTTGCAG GAGACTAGAATGAGAGATAGGTTTACTCTATACGCACGTGGCGGCGAAGGTGGCAGTGGTTGTTCCAGCGCCCGCAAGACCCGTACCGATCGCTACGGCAAACCAGATG GTGGGAATGGTGGGAGAGGAGGTGATGTGATTTTAGAATGCACACATGCAGTTTGGGACTTCAGCGGTTTACAGCCTCATGTT AAAGGTGGGAAGGCTGGGCATGGAACTTCTAAGAACAGGATTGGAAACAGAGGAGAAGACAAGGTCCTTCAAGTGCCCATTGGGACAGTGATTCATCTCCAAGAAGGTGAGATTCCATCTCAGGTTCAAGCTGGCTCTCCCACAAGTTTGGATCCATGGGACCTTCCTGGCACACTGGTTGATGATCCTGCATCAGAGGAGACCTCCGACGTTAATCAAGATTCTTCTGTTCAACTTGAAGCTGAGGAAGTAGTAGACACGCCAATGGAAGATGACTTTGAAGACGATATTGATCAAGTAAAGTATAACGTTGCGGAGCTAACAGAACAAGGTCAGAGAATACTCATCGCACGTGGTGGCGAAGGCGGTTTGGGCAGCGTTTGCGCTACACGTTACTTAAGAGGCACCAAGTTCCCTAAAACATCCCCTTTGAGAACAATGGAGGACGATGAAGATGATGATGATAATAATGGTCAACGCTCGAGTATTAAGTGTGGTTCTCTTGGTACAGAAGCTGTCCTGATACTAGAGCTGAAGAGCATCGCCGACGTCGGTCTCGTAGGGATGCCAAACGCTGGTAAAAGCACTCTCCTCGGCGCGCTCTCACGCGCTAAGCCGCGTGTAGGCCACTACGCGTTCACAACGCTGCGTCCTAACCTAGGAAACGTCAGCTACGACGACTTCTCAATGACGGTAGCCGACATCCCAGGGCTTATCAAAGGAGCTCATCAGAACAGAGGGCTAGGCCACAACTTTCTCCGCCATATAGAAAGGACCAAAGTGTTGGCTTACGTCGTGGACTTGGCGTCGGGGTTGGATGGGAACAGAGGAGTGGCGCCGTGGCAGCAGCTGAGAGATTTGGTGATGGAGCTTGAGTTTCATGAGGAAGGGTTGTCTGATAGGTCGTCTTTGATCGTGGCGAACAAGATAGATGAGAAGGGTGCAGAGGAGAGGTTGGAGGAGCTTGAGAGGAGAGTGAAAGGAGTGAGGATTTTTCCGGTTTGTGCTGTTCTTGAAGAAGGTGTGGCTGAGCTGAAAGATGGTTTGAAAATGCTTGTAAACGGTGGTGGTGAGGGATCAGAGAGATTGAAATTGGAGAATATATGTGTTGACTAG
- the LOC106311037 gene encoding uncharacterized protein Mb0911c-like, giving the protein MASNIMRPAFAYTVVYVKDVAKSVEFYSRAFGHNVRRLDESHRWGELESGQTTIAFTPRHQHETDDLTGKVQATRSDRERTPIEVCFCYPDVDAAFKRAVENGAVAVSEPEDKEWGQKVGYVRDIDGIVVRIGSHVK; this is encoded by the exons ATGGCGTCGAATATCATGAGACCGGCGTTTGCTTACACGGTTGTGTACGTGAAGGACGTGGCCAAATCCGTAGAATTCTACTCTAGAGCCTTTGGTCACAACGTCCGTCGTCTTGACGAGTCCCACAG GTGGGGGGAGCTAGAGAGCGGACAAACGACGATAGCGTTCACACCTCGTCACCAGCATGAGACCGACGACTTAACAGGGAAGGTACAGGCTACGCGTTCAGACCGTGAGAGAACACCCATCGAAGTCTGCTTCTGTTACCCGGATGTTGATGCCGCCTTCAAG AGGGCTGTCGAGAACGGTGCGGTGGCTGTCAGCGAGCCAGAGGACAAGGAATGGGGACAGAAGGTTGGTTACGTGCGAGACATTGACGGCATCGTTGTCCGCATTGGTAGCCACGTTAAATGA
- the LOC106309874 gene encoding dof zinc finger protein DOF1.1-like, whose product MVFSSNWSQPTNPNQLQLNENGSLVNDHGLLSHQLPPFPPNPNPNHHHAAASSGLPARLGGFMAERASQTKAPRPEGALKCPRCNSINTKFCYNNNYNPTQPRHYCKACRRYWTHGGKLRDVPEGGRRRRNSKKNKNDNSKSSSTVNAPSSSSGQLRTKHQFPFLPTLQNLTQLGGIGLNLAAANGNNQAHQFGPSLMNDLGFLHVGNERNIHDNNNSENNLMGPGGFPLFDPTSGEGNIGNDVGLSFPSTSMVDSSIYQTGPVKMEEQPNLVNLSRPVSGLTHPVNQTNQYYWNNSDFSGPSSNDHHQLL is encoded by the exons ATGGTTTTCTCATCCAATTGGTCACAG CCTACGAATCCGAATCAGCTTCAGCTTAACGAAAATGGAAGTTTAGTGAATGACCACGGACTACTTTCTCACCAACTTCCACCTTTCCCACCAAACCCTAACCCTAACCACCACCATGCCGCTGCCTCCAGTGGTCTTCCGGCGAGGCTTGGTGGATTCATGGCGGAGAGAGCGAGCCAAACCAAAGCTCCTCGGCCTGAGGGAGCCCTAAAGTGTCCTCGATGCAACTCCATCAATACTAAGTTCTGTTACAACAACAACTACAACCCCACTCAGCCTCGCCACTACTGTAAGGCTTGCCGCCGCTACTGGACACATGGCGGCAAATTGAGGGACGTCCCCGAAGGTGGACGCCGCCGGAGAAATAGCAAAAAGAATAAAAATGATAATTCAAAATCTTCTTCCACGGTCAACGCTCCGAGTTCTAGCTCAGGACAGCTAAGGACAAAACATCAGTTCCCGTTTTTACCAACTCTTCAAAATCTCACTCAGCTTGGAGGTATCGGTTTGAACTTAGCTGCTGCTAATGGCAACAACCAAGCTCACCAGTTCGGTCCGAGTTTGATGAATGATTTAGGGTTTCTTCATGTCGGAAATGAACGAAACATTCATGACAACAACAACAGTGAAAACAACCTAATGGGGCCTGGTGGATTCCCTCTCTTCGATCCAACGTCAGGAGAGGGAAATATTGGAAACGACGTCGGGTTATCTTTTCCCTCTACTTCCATGGTTGATTCCAGTATTTACCAAACAGGTCCGGTGAAGATGGAAGAACAACCCAATCTGGTTAATTTGTCTAGACCGGTCTCCGGTTTGACACATCCGGTGAATCAAACAAACCAGTACTATTGGAACAATTCGGATTTCTCGGGTCCTTCTTCTAACGATCATCACCAACTCTTGTGA